A genome region from Triticum aestivum cultivar Chinese Spring chromosome 2B, IWGSC CS RefSeq v2.1, whole genome shotgun sequence includes the following:
- the LOC123040227 gene encoding bidirectional sugar transporter SWEET6b — MVSADVARNIVGIIGNVISFGLFLSPVPTFWRIYKAKGVEEFEPDPYLATLMNCLLWFFYGLPIVHPNSTLVLTINGIGLVIEGAYIIIFIIYAAKNTRWKMLGVLALEAAFVAAVVAGVLLGAHTHEKRSMIVGILCVIFGSIMYASPLTIMGKVIRTKSVEYMPFFLSLVNFLNGCCWMGYALIKFDIYITIPNALGTIFGLIQLILYFYYYRSTPKKGKNVELPTVLTKNAVTSGNVSVTIEN; from the exons ATGGTTTCCGCCGACGTGGCCCGCAACATCGTCGGCATCATCGGCAATGTCATCTCCTTCGGTCTCTTCCTCTCCCCTGT GCCGACGTTCTGGCGGATCTACAAGGCCAAGGGCGTGGAGGAGTTCGAACCGGACCCCTACCTGGCGACGCTCATGAACTGCCTGCTCTGGTTCTTTTACGGGCTCCCCATCGTCCACCCCAACAGCACCCTCGTCCTCACCATCAACGGCATCGGCCTTGTCATTGAGGGCGCctacatcatcatcttcatcatctatgCGGCTAAGAACACAAGG TGGAAGATGCTGGGCGTGCTCGCCCTCGAGGCGGCGTTCGTGGCTGCCGTGGTGGCCGGCGTGCTCCTCGGTGCCCACACCCATGAGAAGCGCTCCATGATCGTAGGCATCCTCTGCGTCATCTTCGGCTCCATCATGTACGCCTCCCCGCTCACCATCATG GGTAAAGTGATCAGGACCAAGAGTGTGGAGTACATGCCATTTTTCCTGTCGCTGGTGAACTTCCTCAATGGCTGCTGCTGGATGGGCTATGCGCTCATCAAGTTTGACATCTACATCACG ATCCCCAATGCCCTCGGTACAATCTTCGGCCTCATCCAGCTGATCTTGTACTTTTACTACTACAGATCGACCCCCAAGAAGGGCAAGAACGTCGAATTGCCCACTGTCCTCACCAAAAACGCCGTTACCAGCGGCAACGTCTCCGTCACCATCGAAAATTAA